A section of the Metabacillus endolithicus genome encodes:
- a CDS encoding methyl-accepting chemotaxis protein: MRKLLHKYVKRLSKTSNDQQSVVKLPLKLTVGRKIFTVFAIIFILIAALSVSTLTGLNSMNKKSNEVEDVWLPSVERLGEMRYLVEQVAAFQLFYASAETIGEMNQFDGRFDTIFSRLDELYEQFEKTILTKEEEEIYNGFQAEWDKYLVVHEEILALSRANQDDEASKLIKQSRQQIETIEGYLTKLVEINQSMATKAAEERHNVTTFVLSITAILIVVTLIIAIIMGFLLSRSISRPLSAMSTSVKQVAQGNLMLEPISIKNRDEIGKLATDFNTMTDNLKQLIVEVMKNSEQVATTSEDLSASAEQTQSSNNSISTAIKEVAGGAENQVTRASEANRVIHEISKGMTQAARSIQAVSDLTLATNEKATTGQGIVSQTVVQMNEVQHKVQHTSSAMNTLSNKSNQIGQILSLITSVADQTNLLALNAAIEAARAGEHGKGFAVVADEVRKLAEQSGQAAEEIKNVIYEMQTEVENALKSMTDGINAVNEGIVMVSKTGDSFGNIVEMVANVASQSQEVSAIVEQVNASTQSMVDLIEEIANISVFSAGNTEEVAASVEEQNAIMTKVTSSSEELSSKALALQELVKRFKV; encoded by the coding sequence ATGCGGAAGCTCTTACATAAATACGTAAAGAGGCTGAGTAAAACTAGTAATGATCAACAATCTGTTGTGAAATTACCCTTAAAGCTAACTGTTGGAAGAAAAATTTTTACTGTATTTGCTATTATTTTTATTTTAATCGCAGCTCTTAGTGTTTCTACTTTAACTGGATTAAACTCAATGAACAAGAAGTCTAATGAAGTAGAGGATGTGTGGCTTCCATCAGTTGAAAGACTCGGTGAAATGAGGTATCTCGTTGAACAGGTGGCTGCATTTCAGTTGTTTTATGCTAGTGCTGAAACAATCGGAGAAATGAACCAATTTGATGGGCGATTTGATACTATTTTTAGTAGATTAGATGAGCTGTACGAACAGTTTGAAAAAACCATTTTGACGAAAGAAGAAGAGGAAATTTATAATGGCTTCCAAGCAGAATGGGATAAATACCTTGTTGTTCATGAGGAGATTCTTGCTCTATCAAGGGCTAATCAAGATGATGAAGCAAGTAAATTGATTAAACAATCTAGGCAACAGATTGAAACGATTGAAGGTTATTTAACAAAACTTGTTGAGATAAATCAATCAATGGCAACGAAAGCTGCGGAAGAGAGACATAATGTCACAACATTCGTTCTATCCATTACAGCTATTTTGATTGTGGTTACTCTAATTATCGCAATCATTATGGGTTTCCTTCTATCAAGAAGCATATCTCGGCCATTGTCAGCAATGTCGACGAGTGTGAAGCAGGTGGCGCAAGGAAATTTAATGCTAGAACCAATTTCTATTAAAAATAGGGATGAAATTGGTAAACTTGCAACAGACTTTAACACAATGACTGATAACTTGAAGCAATTGATCGTAGAAGTGATGAAAAACTCTGAGCAAGTGGCAACAACGTCAGAAGATCTCTCAGCTAGTGCTGAACAAACACAATCAAGTAATAATTCTATCTCTACTGCTATCAAAGAGGTAGCTGGAGGTGCAGAGAATCAGGTAACACGTGCTTCTGAAGCAAACCGTGTGATTCATGAAATTTCAAAGGGAATGACACAGGCTGCACGCTCTATACAAGCTGTCTCCGACCTAACATTAGCAACAAATGAGAAGGCAACAACTGGTCAAGGAATTGTTTCGCAAACAGTTGTTCAAATGAATGAGGTGCAACATAAAGTTCAACATACCTCTTCTGCAATGAATACATTAAGTAACAAATCAAACCAAATCGGCCAGATTCTTTCTTTAATAACAAGTGTTGCAGATCAAACAAATTTATTAGCTTTAAATGCAGCTATTGAGGCAGCAAGAGCAGGCGAGCATGGTAAAGGATTTGCTGTTGTAGCCGATGAGGTTAGAAAGCTTGCGGAGCAATCTGGACAAGCAGCTGAGGAAATTAAAAATGTGATCTATGAAATGCAAACAGAGGTTGAAAATGCGTTAAAATCAATGACAGATGGAATAAACGCTGTTAATGAAGGAATTGTTATGGTTAGTAAAACTGGTGATTCTTTTGGGAATATTGTTGAAATGGTAGCTAATGTTGCCTCACAATCACAGGAAGTTTCAGCTATTGTGGAGCAAGTAAATGCAAGTACACAAAGTATGGTGGATTTAATAGAAGAAATTGCAAATATATCTGTTTTTTCAGCTGGGAATACAGAGGAAGTGGCTGCATCAGTTGAAGAGCAGAATGCTATTATGACAAAAGTAACGTCATCATCTGAGGAATTAAGTTCAAAGGCATTGGCGCTTCAGGAGCTAGTAAAGAGATTCAAAGTATAG